The Candidatus Binatia bacterium sequence ACCGGCTCGTACAACTGGACACTGTCGGCGGAGAATGCCAACGACGAAAACCTGCTTCTCTTCCGCGACGCCGGGCCGCTCGCCGAGGAGTACCGGAAGGAATTTTTCCGTCTGTGGGAGAAAAAGAGGTGAGCCGCGTCCCGCCCGCCGCTCTTGTTGTCGCCGCCGCGTTTGTCGCCGGACTCGCCGTCCATGTTTTGTACCAGCGCTGGAGCGGGCCGTCTTCGGGCGAACAAAGCCATCCGGTTGCTTTTGTCCCGCTGCCGGTGCCCGCGCCGCCGCCGGCGGATCTTCCGCTGGTGCAGGCGCGTGAAGTGGACAAGATCAAAGGCCTCGCGGGAAGCCAGGCCAAAATTCGCGGCCGGGTCTTTCGCGTCGGCCTCTCCGAAAAGAGCAATACCTACTTTCTCGACTTCGGGCCTTCCCGAGATTCCTTTACCGCCGTCATCTTTGCCTCCGCCGTGGATCTGTTCGAGAAGAAAAATCTCCCGCCCAAAAAATTCGAGGGCAAAGAGATCGAGATCATCGGCGAGATCAAAGATCATCCGCAGTACGGGCTCGAGATGATTTTGGAGAACCCAGAGCAGGTGAAGGTCATCGACTGAACACTGAAGCGTCCTCGTGTCGAGCCTTTCCGGCCGACGGCAATAGTTTTCTGCCTTGAGGCGGACTGCAATCGGCGGGTATCGAGCGGACGCCAATGATGGCCGCAAGCCGTGGACAACACCGGACAAGTCGTGGCAACTGCGCGTCCCCGTGCCCTCGGCCTTCAAGGCTCGCCCCTTCGTCCCCGGCATGTCGTCTCTTTTAAACGGCCAAAAATAAGCGGTTTGAACTTTTTGACCTGAAGTCATCATCGGTTTTCACCAAAAAAAAGGTTGGAAAAAAATTTCATTCGGGTAAAATACAACGGCGATGGCCGAGGAAAAAAAGAACTGCATGATCTGCGGCAAGCCGACGGCGCTGAAAGGCGGTATCTGCGATCCCTGCCAGGACCGGATTCGCCGAGAAGCGCTCGGCCAACAGGCGAGTCAAAGCGACGCGGCGGAGAAAGAGTTGAAAAAACACGGCGTCACGCCGGCGGCGCCGGGTAAAAAAGGTTAGCGATGGATTCCAAAGAGAGCCTCGAGAAAGCGGTGCGGTTGTTTCATGAGGCTTACCGCCTCCAGATGGAAGGAAGGCTGGATGAGGCGGTCGAGCTTTATCGCCAATCCATTCTCTCTCATCCCACCGCGGAGGCCCATACGTTCCTCGGTTGGACCTACAGCTTTCAGCAGCGCTACGAGGAGGCGATCGCGGAGTGCGAGCGGGCGATCGCCGTCGATCCCGACTTCGGCAATCCCTACAACGACATCGGCGCCTATCTCATCAACCTCGGCCGATTCGACGAAGCGATCCCGTGGCTGAAGCGGGCGACGCGCGCGCGCCGCTACGAGGCCTATCATTATCCGCACTACAACCTGGGACGGGTCTATCTCTACAAAGGAATGTTGAAAAAAGCCGTGGAAGAATTCGAGCAGGCGCTGGCGATCGAGCCCAACTATACTTTGGCGCGCGAAGCGATCGACGCCGTTCAACAACAGCTTCAATGAAATGACGTATGGGTTTTCTGAGAAATGAAGTTGTGCTATATTAGGTGGAAAATTTTTTCGGCCGCGCATCGAGGCAGCGTTGTCTGGAAGCACGCCCGTTGTAAGGAGGAGAGACGGTCCTGAAAGATAGCAGACATCGAATTGCGCTCTTCCTCCTGATCCTATCTCTGCTCCTCGCCCATCGTTCTTCAGCGTGGTCCGCTTTTCCCGAGGAAGGTCTTACGGCCCGTGCCGCTCTCCTCATGGACGCCGTAACCGGCGAGATCCTTTTTCAGCGCGAGCCCGATCTCGAGCTTCCCCCCGCGAGCACGACCAAGGTGGTCACGGCGCTCGTCGTCCTCGAGAGCGGGCGGTCGCTGAAGGAAACGCTCACAGTGAGCAAAACCGCGACCCGCGTGCCGTCGTCCAAAATTTATCTCAAGCCCGGACAAAAGATGAGCATACGCGATCTGCTTTACGCGCTCCTGCTCACCTCCGCGAACGACGCGGGCATGGTCCTGGCGGAAGGAGTCGGCGGATCGGTCGAACGCTTCGGCGAGATGATGACGAAGAAGGCGCGCGAAATCGGCGCGACCAACACCAACTTCGTCAACCCGCACGGCTTGACCGCGCCGGAGCATCATTCGACGGTGCGCGACCTGGCGCTGATCTATAAATACGCGCTGAAAAATCCGATTTTTCGGGAGATCGTCATGACCAAGGCCAGCGCCGTCAGCTCGTTGCCCGCCGGCCGCAATCCGAAGCCGCGCCAGATCATGGTGCGGAGCCACAACCGCATGCTGTGGAATTTTAACGGCGCGCTCGGTGGCAAGACCGGCTACACGCTCGCGGCGCAGAAGTGCTTCGTCGGCGCCGCGGCGCGCAACGGCGCGACCGTGATCATTGCGATGTTGGGGTCGCGCGACCTGTGGGGCGATAGCGTGAAGCTGCTGGGCTATGGGCTGGACAACTACGAAACGCTTAAAGTTGCCGCCAACGGTCAAACTTTCAAGCCGCCGCCTTCCGTTCTCTTGTCGTTGGAGGAGCAGCAGCGGATTCAATCGCCGGCGGGATACATGCTCCAGATCGCTTCGTTCCGCGAGCGCGACCGGGCCGATTCATTGCAGAAAATCATTGCCAACAACGGCGTTCAGGCTCTCGTCGAGCCCGCGCCGGTGTCCAACGGCGAGACTATGTACCGGGTTCGCGTCGGACCGTATGAAAACCTGGCGGAAGCGCAGGACGTCGCGCGAAATATCGAGACCAAAAGCGGCTTCCGGGCGATCATTCTTCCGGCGGGGGCATCTGGCCAGACGGGGCAGAATCCCAGCTGAATTCTTCACCCAATAATCAGATTTCGACCACCATTCCGTCTTCGGCTAAACGGAGTTTCACTTCGTTTCTACGCGCGAGCATCTCTTCGCCCATGTGAGTGAGTACAATGTTCTCGCATTCGAAACGCGCGAGGTTCTCTTCGAGCTTTCGATAGCTCATGTGATTGGGCGTGTCGCGCTCGAAGAAACAGCACTCGCACAAAAACAGGTCGGCGCCGCGCGCATGCGCGACGAACTGGTCGGTCCAGGCGGAGTCGCCGGAATAGAGGAGCGTTTTTCCGCCGTGTGAAATTTTGAGGCCGAGCGAAACGTCGCGCACCTGGTGCGGCACGCGAAACGGAAAGATTCCTATCCCGTCGATGATTGC is a genomic window containing:
- a CDS encoding D-alanyl-D-alanine carboxypeptidase yields the protein MLLAHRSSAWSAFPEEGLTARAALLMDAVTGEILFQREPDLELPPASTTKVVTALVVLESGRSLKETLTVSKTATRVPSSKIYLKPGQKMSIRDLLYALLLTSANDAGMVLAEGVGGSVERFGEMMTKKAREIGATNTNFVNPHGLTAPEHHSTVRDLALIYKYALKNPIFREIVMTKASAVSSLPAGRNPKPRQIMVRSHNRMLWNFNGALGGKTGYTLAAQKCFVGAAARNGATVIIAMLGSRDLWGDSVKLLGYGLDNYETLKVAANGQTFKPPPSVLLSLEEQQRIQSPAGYMLQIASFRERDRADSLQKIIANNGVQALVEPAPVSNGETMYRVRVGPYENLAEAQDVARNIETKSGFRAIILPAGASGQTGQNPS
- a CDS encoding tetratricopeptide repeat protein, with amino-acid sequence MDSKESLEKAVRLFHEAYRLQMEGRLDEAVELYRQSILSHPTAEAHTFLGWTYSFQQRYEEAIAECERAIAVDPDFGNPYNDIGAYLINLGRFDEAIPWLKRATRARRYEAYHYPHYNLGRVYLYKGMLKKAVEEFEQALAIEPNYTLAREAIDAVQQQLQ